Proteins encoded by one window of Seriola aureovittata isolate HTS-2021-v1 ecotype China chromosome 4, ASM2101889v1, whole genome shotgun sequence:
- the zgc:162730 gene encoding mRNA decay activator protein ZFP36L1: protein MSEMLDDIFTKNFMKLNLDDGLLPAQTQPKVPGQSRLNRSASYFSPPSPPESSSHSLSSEHVNNDDNGSPFWSSNIWSQGPVSKPKQLPFRPDRSMSLTESSSSLLSSFGQLKNHEAFPSVPATTTVAPPPGFPPSSPFPAQIPPMLSSNRYKTELCRGFQETGSCKYGSKCQFAHGEAELRGLYRHPKYKTEPCRTFYNFGYCPYGSRCHFIHEEKISGGPLASANFPNQRQPTPTAPSAQNPRHQLRQSVSFAGFLGSSRSSSPPSFPSSFNDLNVGFSRAPSVSPPPADLLSPVFVDSLQREAAAFQFGNHQTRASAGDIHNIPLILEPKASRCVCGHGNNFNSNNSKVFTSMEEEDRHHHQDSSKLFPGTGGHGAFMKPAGLQRFSSEDSLEDSYSSSSGGSSGSESPTFDGSATKRLTVFERLSLSD, encoded by the exons ATGTCCGAAATGCTCGACGACATCTTCACGAAG AACTTTATGAAGCTGAACCTGGATGATGGCTTACTCCCGGCACAGACGCAACCCAAAGTACCAGGGCAGAGTCGGCTGAACCGGTCAGCCTCCTActtctctcccccctcccctcctgaaTCCTCGAGCCACAGCTTGAGCTCTGAGCATGTTAATAATGACGACAATGGCAGCCCTTTCTGGTCATCCAATATCTGGAGCCAGGGCCCTGTTTCCAAACCGAAACAGCTCCCCTTCAGACCTGACCGCTCCATGAGCCTGACCGAGTCCAGTAGCAGCCTGCTTTCCTCCTTTGGACAGCTGAAGAACCATGAGGCTTTCCCCTCTGTccctgctactactactgtgGCTCCCCCGCCGggcttccctccctcctctcccttcccaGCCCAGATCCCTCCAATGCTGTCCTCTAACCGTTACAAGACTGAGCTGTGCCGTGGCTTCCAGGAGACCGGCAGCTGCAAGTATGGCAGTAAGTGCCAGTTTGCCCACGGCGAGGCAGAGCTGAGAGGACTGTACCGCCACCCAAAGTACAAGACGGAGCCCTGCAGAACTTTCTACAACTTTGGCTACTGCCCCTACGGCTCACGCTGCCACTTCATCCATGAGGAGAAAATCAGCGGAGGTCCGTTAGCGTCTGCCAATTTCCCTAATCAGCGGCAGCCAACTCCCACAGCTCCCAGTGCTCAGAACCCACGCCACCAGCTCCGCCAGAGTGTCAGCTTTGCTGGGTTCCTGGGCTCTTCACGCAGCTCATCTCCTCCATCATTCCCTTCATCCTTTAATGATCTGAACGTGGGGTTTAGCCGTGCTCCCTCAgtttctccacctcctgctgATCTCCTCTCCCCAGTGTTTGTCGACTCTCTGCAGCGGGAGGCAGCAGCATTCCAGTTTGGCAACCATCAGACCCGTGCCAGCGCTGGAGACATCCACAACATTCCTCTCATCCTGGAGCCAAAGGCCTCGCGCTGTGTGTGTGGCCATGGAAATAActttaacagcaacaacagtaaaGTCTTCACCAgcatggaggaggaagacaggcACCACCATCAGGACAGCAGCAAGCTGTTTCCTGGCACTGGAGGCCACGGAGCGTTCATGAAGCCTGCTGGACTCCAGCGTTTCTCCTCTGAGGACTCCCTGGAGGACAGCTACAGCAGCTCCAGCGGAGGCTCCAGTGGATCCGAGTCTCCAACGTTCGATGGATCAGCCACCAAGAGGCTCACTGTGTTTGAACGTCTGTCCCTGTCTGACTAA